The genomic interval GAAGACTTTGCTTATTATAGTCATGAAATTCCGGCAGTTTTTTATAGGCTTGGAGTAGGGGACGTGCCCGGAGTTCATACATCTCGCTTTGATATTGATGAAAATGCAATAAAAACAGGTGTAGGATTAATGGCCTATGCTGCAATCAGAATTTAAATTTAGGTACTCTAAAGCTTAGAAATTCAAATGGATATATATCGCATTTTTTTTATACAAGGCTAGGAAAAAGTTGCCAAAACAACATTAACAGAAATACATATAAAATATATTACTAATTTGTAAGTAAATATCAACCAGTATATTAATTTTGTCATTCCAAGATATTGGTTTGAAATTACAGTATTAATATATTCATGGCAAGAATTCTAATAGTTGACGACGAGCAGGCAATCCGGAGGGCGCTAAAAGATATTTTAGTCCTAGAGAAATATGAGGTTGAAGAAGCCTTAGATGGATTAGATTGCCTGGTAAAATTAAAGCAAAGTGAATTTGATGTAATCATCTTAGATATTAAAATGCCTAAGATGGATGGTATGGAAGCATTGGATAAAATCCAATTATTAGTACCGGATACACCAGTCGTTATGATTAGTGGTCATGCTACCATTGACACAGCTGTTGAAGCGGTTAAAAAAGGAGCCTTTGATTTTATTTCAAAGCCACCGGATTTAAATCGTTTACTTATAACTATCCGGAATGCAATTGACAAATCTTCTTTGATTGTAGAGAAAAAAGTATTGCAAAAACGGGTATCTAAAATTAAAATACAGGAAATTGTTGGCGAATCAAAGCAAATATTAAAAGTACGGGAGACCATCGATTTAGTCGCTCCAACCGAAGCAAGAATTCTGGTGACCGGACCTAATGGTACTGGAAAAGAATTGGTAGCTCGTTGGATTCATGAAAAAAGCAATCGAAATAATGGGAATATTGTAGAAGTCAATTGCGCTGCAATTCCTTCTGAATTAATAGAAAGTGAATTATTTGGTCATGAAAAAGGATCCTTTACTTCAGCGATTAAACAGCGCTTAGGTAAATTTGAATTAGCAAATGGTGGCACTTTATTTCTTGATGAAATTGGTGACATGAGTTTATCTGCTCAAGCTAAAGTGTTGAGAGCATTACAGGAAAATAAGATTACCCGCGTTGGAGGAGATAAGGAAATTGGAGTGGATGTTAGGGTAATTGCTGCAACCAATAAAGATCTTCGGGAAGAAATAGCAAGAGGCAGATTTAGAGAGGATTTATATCATAGGCTTGCAGTAATCATCATAGATGTTCCTTCCTTAAATGATCGGGCGAATGATATTCCGGTATTAGTGGATTATTTTGTCGAACATATTTGTTATGAATATGGAATGCCTTTAAAAAAGATTGATGATTCTGCTATTGAAGAATTACAAAAATATAATTGGACAGGAAATATCCGGGAATTAAGAAATGTAATTGAACGATTGATAATTCTATCGAAAAACAAAATCGGACGTAAAGAAGTTTTAGATTATGTGATTCCAGCAAGTCAACGCAACTTCAAGTTTAAAGAATTATTTGAGCAATTTGAAAACGTTCAGGAATTAAATGAATTTATAAAAAGAGAATTTGCTGCATTTAAAACCTTTGCCTAAAAGAAATCTTAAAAATATATTCATAAAGCCTGTCTATAATTTTATAAGACAGGCTTTTGTTTGTCAATACCTAAGCTATTGAAGTGGATTCTACTATTTGAATTATTTTCAGATTGAATGGATCATTAATTAAAGATTTCTTGTAAATTGACATTTATTAATTTCATAAGTTATTGATGATGAAAACACAAAAACAATGGTCCCAGATGAAGGGGGAGAATAGCTGGACAATGTTTAAAGTGCTTGCTGAATTTGTAGATGGATTTGAAACCCTAAACCGTATTGGCCCCTGTGTTTCAATTTTTGGTTCAGCACGTGTTAAAGAACCTGATGAACATTATCAGCTAGCGATTCGTATTGCCGCAAAATTAGTAGAAGAAGGATTTGGAGTAATTACAGGCGGTGGTCCTGGAATTATGGAAGCTGCAAATAAAGGAGCATTTACAAACAAAGGTGTGTCTGTCGGTTTAAATATTCAACTTCCATTTGAGCAATCTAATAATCCATATATTGATTACGATAAAAATTTGCAACATCGATTTTTCTTTGTTCGAAAAGTAATGTTTGTAAAATATTCCCAGGCATTTATAGCTATGCCTGGTGGCTTAGGTACTTTAGATGAATTGTTTGAAGTCCTTACACTAACACAAACAGGCAGGATTAATAAAGTACCCATTATTTTAGTAGGTACAGAATTTTGGACTCCATTGAAACAGTGGATTTCAGATACCATGGTTCGTGATTTTCATTATGTGAGTCCGGAAGATTTAGATCTTATGCCAATTGTAGATACCCCGGAACAAGTTGTTGAAATGATCTTAAATTATTATGAAGGCGATACATCTAAAGGATTGCGCCCAACTTTTGAATTATAAATTTCAGGTCTCATTTCAACGAAATATTTTGGCAAGAATTTAATAATTGCCTATGAAATGTTTTATAAAGCATCCTTACTTTTAATTTAAAAATCTCCAGGTAATTCCCATTCTAAAGAAAAAATCATAAATAGGATAATTTGAAATAACAGATGGACGGTTTGTTTTCCAAAATGAATCAAGATGCTCCACATCGATGGTAAAATTAAATTCAGAGATCTTAAAATTCATAAATATTCCCACACTAGAAATGAGTTCATTTCTCGTATTCGATGTATAAAATGATTGAATAATTGGATTAAAATTTAATTTATAATCATACTGGTAAAGCCTTAATACAGCACCTAAATTAGCATTCACCACCTTTTTAAATAAAGTTTTATGGAGTCCGATTTGATGTTTTGAATGCCAACCGTTTAAATGAATAACATCTGGAGAATAGAATTCATAGTGAAATTGATTTTGAAGCATTAACCATTTCCATTTAAATGGGATGGTGATACTTGCCCCATACTTATTTATACTTTCTGAAGTTTGAGGTAATGATAAGCTATCAAAATAAGGCAAATTAGAAATTCTGGAAATGCCAAAATAAAGTTTAGACGGAAGCAATTTATGTATTTCCAAATGAGCTTTTATCCCAATTTCTTTTGAATATATAGAATTGTAAGAATGGTCCCAGAAATATTTTTTGTTGAGAACGAGTTTAGAAAACAAATAGGGTATAGGGTGAGCATTGTAAAATAATTCAGCTTTTAAAGCTAACTGCGGATTTTTTATAATGGCAGCTTTAATCGAAGCGTCTGGCGTAATAATTCCTTTATGAACTAACAAAGAAAACCTGCTGTCCAAATTGAATTTTCTAAAAATTTGCATGCGTGTGAGTATATCCAATTGAATTGAATTTCTCAAATTCAGAAGGGTGTCATGATCCAATATTGTATGTTCATACCGCACGCCAATGCCTGCATAGAATGAATCATTCTGAATTAAATTTAAGATCATTGATTGACTCCAAAATTTTTGACTTAATAAGTTATTGACAAAAGAGTCTATAACAAATGCACGGTAGAAACTATTTAATGAATCTGTTTCCGGGTCTGTATGATTATAGGAATACAAAGAATATGCAAGTTGGTATTTTAGGGAAGGATTAAATATTAAAAATTGCTTTTTCGGATTATAATTTAAATTTAAACCAATGGATCGTTCAAACAGATTTGTTTCTGCCCGATTATTTCTAACGGGAACAGATTCCCGAATTTTGTAATTTGCATCTGAAAAAACACTATCACTTATAATTCCCCAATTATCTTCAGAAAAATGACGTTCATCTAGAAATAATACATTCGCTTGAAAAGTTTCTTTTGAATTGGTATAATGAACGCCCGTTGTGAATAAGGTATTTTTTTGTTTGCCATGAGAATAGATCCCTTTATAAATCTGCCGGTCATAAGAAAAATTCCATAGCACATTGTTTTTAAAGGGAGATGCAAACATTAAGTTTAAATCGAAGTTATCCTGAAAGCTCGATTGTGAATTTGTAAAGGATCGTCCGCGGTGTGTTGAAATTTCAGAAATCGCTTTTGTTGGTAAAATAAATTGGAAGGATTCAAGATCGCTTGTATTAAATCTTAAGGAATGAATTCCGTGGTCATATATTCGTTTTCCCCATATATCATTGCCAGGGAAATAGATAGGCGAAAAATAATTATTCAGGCGTAATATATAGTCCCCTTCATTTTGATTAAACAGTAAGATGTTGTTCGTATCAATATTTGTTTTAATTTCAGATTGGAAAGCTTTAAATACTTTAATACTCAATGGAATTTTTTGAATACTATCTTTTAGAATCTGGTTTAAGGAGTCTTGTTTTGATTGAGAGGTAAGCACGAATGGAAGTATGATACAAACAAAAACAGCATAAAAATTCACTTGAATTTTATTTGTTTTCCAAGCTTGTTTCAAAAAAACCTTTAAAATTTGATTTAATTTCAAGCGTATCAAAATTTTATTAAACTGCTTGTAAACAATCCTTGATTTTTAAACCGTAATTTAAGGATATAATAACCAGACTCAAGCTCGTCTAATGGAATAGTATTATTGGATTCTATGGATTGTATAATTCCTTTTTTTAAAAGCTTTCCAGTTATATCCGATATTTCAAAAGTAGCAGCGTGGTAAAGGAACGGAGTTTTAATTTGAATTCCATGTTGCGTCGGATTTGGAAATATATTTACCCTCAAGCTTTTATCAAAGGAATTTGTTGCTACAGGATTACAGGAATACACCACATTACAAGGTTTTTCAACGCCTTCCACCACAAATAATCCATTTTGCATATCAGCAATTACAATATTCCCGGATGGTAAATACGGATAATTACCCCAGGAACCTTTATAGCTTAAATTATTGGGAAGTATTGAGGTAGGATAAAAGGCTTCTAAAATTGGTTTCGCAGGATTTTTTATATTATACACTTGAAGGCCATCATAATAATAGGATACATATGCATAATCACAAGAAACTAATGGGTTATGAGGGATTGATTTAGCGGTGTCTTTTGCTGGCGAAAGGGTAGATACCACCTTTCCATTTTTAATATCTGTTAAATCAATGAGTTTCAAAGGAAGACCATGATTTTCATCTGCCATTACATAACTTAATCCATCTGGAGTAAGCCATCCAGAATGATTATATCCCGCAAAAGGATAATCTGCAGGTGTTAAAGTTAAAATTGGTTTTGGATTGATTGCATCACTAAAATCCATAATAGCAAATCCATTCGGCCCACAATTCAAATATACAGTATCATTTCGTGCGTAAGCATCGTGTACATGGGAAGCTGTAATGTCACCAAATTTATTATAGTGTCCAATAAATTTAGGTTTGATTGGATTACTTATATCATAAAGTCCTAAAGCAAAAAAGCCTGTATTTCCATTTTCTGAGCAAGTGTACAAACGCGCTTTGGGAATATCTATAAATATATTATGAACCCGTGTCATGAATTCATTGGAGTCGTACACTATGGTTGCGGTATCGGGAAGTTGAGAAATATCAATGATTTGCAAACTGCTTTGTCCTTCATCACAGACAGCATATAAGTAGCAACGATAATCATCATAATCTCTATGAATTACATGCGGGCCATTTGAAGCTCCGGGTATTAACATTCTTTCAAAAAGTTTTGAAGGATTCGTTACATCAATTAAATGAGTTCCTGAAGTAGAACCGATCACTCCGTATTCTTTTCCATTCACCCAAAATCCCCAGGCTTCATTAAATGCATTGTCATAAGCACTTGAACCTACAACATTAGAATCTCTCCAATGGCCTAAAAGTTTTAATTGTTTAGCTTGGCATCGGCTCTCTGCAATTTGTAAGCAAAACAAAATGCAAAGCAAAGCTGTTATTTTCATGAACTATAAATTTAGAATAGATGGATTCATACCCATATTAGAAAAACCACCATCGTGAAATAAATTTTGCATCGTAACCATCCTGGTAAGATCTGAAAACATAACTACACAATAATCGGCACAGGCATCTGCAGAAGCATTCCCTAACGGACTCATTTTATTTGCATAATCATAAAATTCTTTAAATCCTTTTACTCCAGATCCTGCTGTTGTCCAGGTTGGGGATTGTGAAATTGTATTTACCCGAACTTTTTTCAAAGTCCCAAAATGATATCCAAAACTTCTTGCAAAAGATTCTAATAAAGCTTTTGATTCAGCCATCTCACTATAATCAGGAAAGACACGTTGAGCAGCGATATAAGTTAAAGCCAAAATGGATCCTTGTTCAGCAACTGCATCCAATTTTAAAGCAGATTGCATCAACTTATGAAATGAAATGGATGAGATATCAAAGGTTTTTTGCATAAAGTCGTAATTCAAATCTGTGTAAGATTTGCCTTTTCGTACGTTTATAGACATTCCAATAGAGTGCAATATAAAATCCAGTTTGCCGCCTAAAATTTCCATGGATTGTTTGAGTAAGTTTTCTAAATCTTCCACAGAGGTGGCATCTGCACCTATAAGTTCAGCATTTAATTTTGAAGATAATTCCTGGATCTTGCCCATTCTTAAGGCCACCGGAGCATTGGTTAAGGTGATTTTCGCACCTTGTTCTACACATTTTTCAGCGACATGCCAAGCTATGGATTGTTCATCTAAGGCTCCAAAAATAATACCTCGTTTATTTGACAGTAATTGATTACTCATATTATTTGATTTTTAGCAAAATTACATTGCTTATGATAGTATCCGATTAAATATTTAATAAAAATTAATTAGAACCGATTTACTTACA from Saprospiraceae bacterium carries:
- a CDS encoding sigma-54-dependent Fis family transcriptional regulator — encoded protein: MARILIVDDEQAIRRALKDILVLEKYEVEEALDGLDCLVKLKQSEFDVIILDIKMPKMDGMEALDKIQLLVPDTPVVMISGHATIDTAVEAVKKGAFDFISKPPDLNRLLITIRNAIDKSSLIVEKKVLQKRVSKIKIQEIVGESKQILKVRETIDLVAPTEARILVTGPNGTGKELVARWIHEKSNRNNGNIVEVNCAAIPSELIESELFGHEKGSFTSAIKQRLGKFELANGGTLFLDEIGDMSLSAQAKVLRALQENKITRVGGDKEIGVDVRVIAATNKDLREEIARGRFREDLYHRLAVIIIDVPSLNDRANDIPVLVDYFVEHICYEYGMPLKKIDDSAIEELQKYNWTGNIRELRNVIERLIILSKNKIGRKEVLDYVIPASQRNFKFKELFEQFENVQELNEFIKREFAAFKTFA
- a CDS encoding TIGR00730 family Rossman fold protein, with product MMKTQKQWSQMKGENSWTMFKVLAEFVDGFETLNRIGPCVSIFGSARVKEPDEHYQLAIRIAAKLVEEGFGVITGGGPGIMEAANKGAFTNKGVSVGLNIQLPFEQSNNPYIDYDKNLQHRFFFVRKVMFVKYSQAFIAMPGGLGTLDELFEVLTLTQTGRINKVPIILVGTEFWTPLKQWISDTMVRDFHYVSPEDLDLMPIVDTPEQVVEMILNYYEGDTSKGLRPTFEL
- a CDS encoding choice-of-anchor B family protein, which codes for MKITALLCILFCLQIAESRCQAKQLKLLGHWRDSNVVGSSAYDNAFNEAWGFWVNGKEYGVIGSTSGTHLIDVTNPSKLFERMLIPGASNGPHVIHRDYDDYRCYLYAVCDEGQSSLQIIDISQLPDTATIVYDSNEFMTRVHNIFIDIPKARLYTCSENGNTGFFALGLYDISNPIKPKFIGHYNKFGDITASHVHDAYARNDTVYLNCGPNGFAIMDFSDAINPKPILTLTPADYPFAGYNHSGWLTPDGLSYVMADENHGLPLKLIDLTDIKNGKVVSTLSPAKDTAKSIPHNPLVSCDYAYVSYYYDGLQVYNIKNPAKPILEAFYPTSILPNNLSYKGSWGNYPYLPSGNIVIADMQNGLFVVEGVEKPCNVVYSCNPVATNSFDKSLRVNIFPNPTQHGIQIKTPFLYHAATFEISDITGKLLKKGIIQSIESNNTIPLDELESGYYILKLRFKNQGLFTSSLIKF
- a CDS encoding SDR family oxidoreductase produces the protein MSNQLLSNKRGIIFGALDEQSIAWHVAEKCVEQGAKITLTNAPVALRMGKIQELSSKLNAELIGADATSVEDLENLLKQSMEILGGKLDFILHSIGMSINVRKGKSYTDLNYDFMQKTFDISSISFHKLMQSALKLDAVAEQGSILALTYIAAQRVFPDYSEMAESKALLESFARSFGYHFGTLKKVRVNTISQSPTWTTAGSGVKGFKEFYDYANKMSPLGNASADACADYCVVMFSDLTRMVTMQNLFHDGGFSNMGMNPSILNL